The following is a genomic window from Citrifermentans bemidjiense Bem.
TACGACTGCTGGCACGACGCCCACGCGGACGTCTCGGTGGAGGCTATCATCGCCATCATCAAAAATAACGTAGCCACCGCCAAGAAGATCATCCGCCAGGCCGTGGCGAAGGTCGCGGCAGGGCGCGGCTGCGGCTGCGGCGAGGCCCTCAAATACGCCATCATCAGCGACACCTCCGTGATCCCGGTAGAGACCCGCGAGAACCTGGAGCTGATCATGGGGAAATACCTCTAAGGAACCGGCAGCCTTTGCCGATAGATGCAGAATTAAGAATAGATTTGCCGTACCTCATCCCGCAACACTTCCAGGAGGTTTCATGAGCATACTTGTCGTTGGTTCCGTCGCCCTTGATTCCGTCGAGACCCCGTTCGGCGAAAGGGAACGCGTACTCGGCGGTTCCGCCACCTACTTCTCCACCTCGGCCAGCTTTTTCACCGACGTGAACCTCGTGGCCGTGGTCGGGGAGGACTTCCCCGAGGAGCACACCAAGTTCCTCTCCTCCAGGAACATCGATCTCACCGGCCTCTCCAGGGTCCCGGGCAAGACCTTCCACTGGAAAGGGCGCTACGGCTACGACCTGAACGAGGCGCAGACTCTGGAGACGCACCTGAACGTCTTCGAGAGCTTCAAACCGGTGATACCGGCATCCTACGCCGGCGCCGAATACCTGATCCTCGCCAACATCGACCCCGAACTGCAGATGGAGGTGCTGAACCAGGTGCCCAACCCCAAAGTGGTGGCTTTGGACACCATGAACTTCTGGATCTCCTCCAAGCCTGAGGCGCTCAAGAAGGTGATCAGCCGCGTCGACTTCCTCATCATCAACGAAGGGGAGGCGCGCCAGCTTTCCGGGGAGGCGAACCTGGTGCGGGCGGCGCGTGCGATCATAGCGATGGGGGTGAAGAACCTGATCGTGAAGCGCGGGGAGTACGGCGTGCTCATGTTCAACGGGCACTCGGTGTTCGCGGCCCCCGCCTTCCCGCTGGAGGAGGTCTTCGATCCCACCGGCGCGGGCGATACCTTCGCCGGCGGCTTCATGGGGTATCTGGCCAACACCGGCGACGTCTCGGAGCAGGGGGTGCGGCAGGCCATCGTCTTCGGTTCCGTGATGGCCTCCTTCAACGTCGAGGCCTTCAGCCTAGACCGCCTGAAGACGCTCTCCTACCCCGAGATCGAGTCGCGCTACCGCAGCTTCAAGAAGATGACGCATTTCCAAGGGGTGGGGGAGCTCTGATCGGCCTCGCTTGCTGAACCCCTCCTCATTGACAACGATCTGCTAATCTGCTAATTTTCCCCGGTACCTACCGGCAGCCACCATGTGAGGCTTATGCTCCGTCCGATACCGATCATGCTGTCCTTCGTCCTGCTCTTTGCAGCGGGATGCGCCCTGAACCAGGGGGACAAGAACCGGTCCATCTATCACTACCAGATGGGGCAGTCCTTTTACGCCGAGAACAACTACACCGGCGCCCTCTTGGAGCTGAGCGAGGCCGAGAAGCTCACCCCGAGGGATCCGGACCTTTTGAACCTTCTGGGGCTTACCTACT
Proteins encoded in this region:
- a CDS encoding PfkB family carbohydrate kinase, whose protein sequence is MSILVVGSVALDSVETPFGERERVLGGSATYFSTSASFFTDVNLVAVVGEDFPEEHTKFLSSRNIDLTGLSRVPGKTFHWKGRYGYDLNEAQTLETHLNVFESFKPVIPASYAGAEYLILANIDPELQMEVLNQVPNPKVVALDTMNFWISSKPEALKKVISRVDFLIINEGEARQLSGEANLVRAARAIIAMGVKNLIVKRGEYGVLMFNGHSVFAAPAFPLEEVFDPTGAGDTFAGGFMGYLANTGDVSEQGVRQAIVFGSVMASFNVEAFSLDRLKTLSYPEIESRYRSFKKMTHFQGVGEL